GCACACCGATACAGAACGGTTTTGCTATCCCGACGCTGGTCGATAAGAAAGAGCCGCGTGACGCAGAATTCGAAGAGGTCCGTTCAAAGGTCGTTGACGTAGTAAAACTTGATAAGGCCCGTGCTCAGATCGACGAGATCGCCAAGAAGATCGCACAAGGTGCAGGTACGGCGTCGGGCCTCAACTCGATCGCCTCGGCAAACGGCGTCACCGCAAAAGACCAGAAAGATTTCGTCCTCGGTTCACCTGTAGGCGAAGGGCCGACTGCGGGAACCAGCGAGGCACTTGAAAAGGCCATCTTTGCCATGAAGTCTGGCGACGTCATGAAAGATCCCGTAAAGATCGGTGACAATCAAATGATCGTCGGTGTGACAAAGCGTGAAGATCCGAAGAGTGAGGATTTCGCGACGCAGCGTTCGAGCATCATGGACCAGATGCTTGGCCGCAAACGTGCGACGCTATTCAACGACTATTTGGCCGCCGCACGTCAGAAACTTGAAACCGCCGGCAAGATCGTCATTTATGATGCCGCACTTGCTAAGATCGACGCAAAGGCTCAGCAGCTGCAGTCAGGGCTCAACTAATTACCGGACAGAATATACTTATAGAGCCGTCTTTCGCGACGGCCTTTTTTCTTTCCACATTTCTCTACACTCTCAACTCTCCTCTCTCAACTGCTTCACCACCATCCCAACAGCTTCCACCACAGCGGCCCGAGCGTTGACCAAATGGCGATGTTGATGACCGATGCGATCAGGCCGATCTTCCACCAGAGGCCTTGTTTGACATAGCCTGTGCCGAAATAGATAGGTGCGGGCGTCGTGCCGTAATGCGTCAACCCGGCGTTGAGGTTTGAGAAATACGCGAGCAGCAGCACAGCAAGCCCCGCCGGTGCTCCCGCGGCGGCAGTCACCGCGAGGAACGGTACGAACATCGCGAGTACATGTGCCGTGATCGAAGCGAATAGATAATGCGTGTAGAAATAGACAAGAGCGAGCAACGCCAACGCGACGACCCACGACATTCCCGTCGTATAACCGCCGACCGTATCTGCAAATAGTTTGGTCAGGCCCGTATTGCTCAGAGCGTTCGCCATATTTACGAGCCCGCCGTACCAGACGAAAACCGACCACGCATTCCGCTCGCCCATCAGGTCCGGCCAATCGATCACGCGGAATGCGAGCAGTGCACAGATGCCAGCCATCGCGACGATGGCCGTGTCAAGCGAGTGCAGGTGATCTTTTGTTGTCCAGGCGACGACGACCGAGACCAGCACCGCCAGCATCAGCCATTCCTTGCGTTTTACGGGGCCGAGCTTTTCAAGTTCGGCAGCAGCAAATTCGGCCGCCTCGGGCGTTTCTTTCACCTCGGGCGGCGATACGCGAAAGATCATCCACGGCACGAGTATCAACGAGACAATTGCGGGAACAATGGCCGCGGCGAACCAGCCTGCGTATCCGATCGTGACGCCGGCGTTCTTTTGAGCGAGGTCGGCGATGATGATGTTCGACGCCTGTCCCGTGATGAACGTCGCACAGATGATGACGTCCGCCTGATAGAGCAGCGACATCAGATACGTTCCCAGCCGTCCTGCGGTGCCGTCATCGGGCCGCGAATCATACGTTTCGCAGATGCTGCGTGCGATCGGCAGTATGACACCGCCGTTTCGTGCCGCGTTCGAAGGTATCATCGAAGCCAGCACGAGATCCGTCCCGATCAGCGCGTAGCTTAGGCCGACCGTCTTTCGCCCGATAGCTTTTATGAACAGCAGTGCGATGCGTCGGCCGAGGCCCGTATTTATCATCCCGACGGATAGAAAGAACGCCGCGAGAACAAGCCATACGACCGGCTCGGAATAACCTTTCAAAGCCTCGGCCGGCTTCAGTGCAC
This sequence is a window from Acidobacteriota bacterium. Protein-coding genes within it:
- a CDS encoding DASS family sodium-coupled anion symporter, whose product is MSKRGDIVNKLWRWLVTVGVGVAIAFAPIPEGITREAWTLFAVFIATIVGSIVQPLPGAAMVLVGVIATVVFGALKPAEALKGYSEPVVWLVLAAFFLSVGMINTGLGRRIALLFIKAIGRKTVGLSYALIGTDLVLASMIPSNAARNGGVILPIARSICETYDSRPDDGTAGRLGTYLMSLLYQADVIICATFITGQASNIIIADLAQKNAGVTIGYAGWFAAAIVPAIVSLILVPWMIFRVSPPEVKETPEAAEFAAAELEKLGPVKRKEWLMLAVLVSVVVAWTTKDHLHSLDTAIVAMAGICALLAFRVIDWPDLMGERNAWSVFVWYGGLVNMANALSNTGLTKLFADTVGGYTTGMSWVVALALLALVYFYTHYLFASITAHVLAMFVPFLAVTAAAGAPAGLAVLLLAYFSNLNAGLTHYGTTPAPIYFGTGYVKQGLWWKIGLIASVINIAIWSTLGPLWWKLLGWW